Proteins encoded in a region of the Sphingopyxis sp. OAS728 genome:
- the glmS gene encoding glutamine--fructose-6-phosphate transaminase (isomerizing), with protein MCGIIGIIGKDQVADRLVDGLKRMEYRGYDSAGVCTVEGGQLIRRRAEGKLGNLVKELAGNPAPGTVGIAHTRWATHGAPTTSNAHPHATGEVALVHNGIIENFKPLREALQARGRKFESETDTEVVAHLVSEQVEAGLSPQDAVKAVLPQLRGAFALAIAFRQHPDLLIGARLGSPLVVGYGEGETYLGSDALALAPLTQKITYLDEGDWVVITRDGAQIYDADNNPVTREITTSGVTAAAVEKGNYRHFMQKEIFEQPTVVAQTLSSYIRPLEQTVALPQMDFDLSKVERITIVACGTSFYAGMVAKYWFETFARVPVDIDVASEFRYRDPVLQAGGLALFISQSGETADTLAALRHCKANGQTIAVVVNVPTSSMAREADLLLPTHAGPEIGVASTKAFTCQLAVLAALAAHLALKKGKLSAADEHEIVRHLIEAPAALNAALAHDEDIAGMAHLVAPARDVLYLGRGPDYPLALEGALKLKEISYIHAEGYASGEMKHGPIALIDEAVPVIVLAPSGPLFEKTVSNMQEVMARGGKVVLISDAEGLAEAGDGCMATIEMPKVHPLIAPLVYAVPVQLLAYHVAVAKGTDVDQPRNLAKSVTVE; from the coding sequence ATGTGCGGAATTATCGGAATCATCGGCAAGGATCAGGTGGCGGACCGCCTCGTCGACGGGCTGAAGCGCATGGAATATCGCGGCTATGACTCGGCGGGCGTGTGCACGGTCGAGGGTGGTCAGCTGATCCGCCGCCGCGCCGAGGGCAAGCTCGGCAATCTGGTGAAGGAGCTCGCGGGCAATCCCGCGCCGGGCACCGTCGGCATCGCGCACACGCGCTGGGCGACGCACGGCGCGCCGACCACCAGCAACGCGCACCCGCACGCGACGGGCGAAGTCGCGCTCGTCCACAACGGGATCATCGAGAATTTCAAGCCGCTGCGCGAAGCGCTGCAGGCGCGCGGCCGCAAATTCGAAAGCGAGACCGATACCGAGGTCGTCGCGCATCTGGTCAGCGAACAGGTCGAGGCCGGCCTGTCGCCGCAGGATGCGGTGAAGGCGGTCCTCCCGCAGCTTCGCGGCGCTTTTGCGCTCGCGATCGCCTTCCGCCAGCATCCCGACCTGCTGATCGGCGCGCGCCTCGGCTCGCCGCTCGTCGTCGGCTATGGCGAAGGCGAGACCTACCTCGGTTCGGACGCCCTCGCGCTCGCGCCGCTGACGCAGAAGATTACCTATCTCGACGAAGGCGACTGGGTCGTCATCACGCGCGACGGCGCGCAAATCTACGACGCCGACAACAATCCCGTGACGCGCGAGATTACGACGTCGGGCGTCACTGCCGCCGCGGTCGAGAAGGGCAATTACCGCCACTTCATGCAGAAGGAGATTTTCGAGCAGCCGACCGTCGTCGCGCAGACGCTCTCCTCCTACATCCGCCCGCTCGAACAGACCGTCGCGCTGCCGCAGATGGATTTCGACCTGTCGAAGGTCGAGCGCATCACCATCGTCGCGTGCGGCACCAGCTTCTACGCCGGCATGGTCGCCAAATATTGGTTCGAGACCTTCGCGCGCGTTCCCGTCGATATCGATGTCGCGTCGGAGTTTCGTTACCGCGACCCGGTGCTCCAGGCCGGCGGGCTCGCGCTCTTCATCTCGCAGTCGGGCGAGACCGCCGACACGCTCGCGGCGCTCCGCCATTGCAAGGCGAACGGCCAGACGATCGCTGTCGTCGTCAACGTGCCGACGAGCAGCATGGCGCGCGAGGCCGACCTGCTGCTGCCGACGCATGCCGGTCCCGAAATCGGCGTCGCCTCGACCAAGGCCTTCACCTGCCAGCTCGCGGTGCTCGCCGCGCTCGCCGCGCATCTCGCGCTCAAAAAGGGCAAGCTCAGCGCCGCCGACGAGCATGAGATCGTCAGGCATCTGATCGAGGCGCCCGCCGCGCTCAACGCCGCGCTTGCGCATGACGAGGATATCGCCGGCATGGCGCACCTCGTCGCTCCGGCGCGCGACGTGCTCTACCTCGGCCGCGGCCCCGACTATCCGCTCGCCTTGGAAGGCGCGCTCAAGCTCAAGGAAATCTCGTACATCCATGCCGAAGGCTATGCCTCGGGCGAAATGAAGCACGGCCCGATCGCGCTGATCGACGAAGCGGTTCCCGTGATCGTCCTCGCGCCGTCGGGGCCGCTCTTCGAAAAGACCGTCAGCAACATGCAGGAAGTCATGGCGCGCGGCGGCAAGGTCGTGCTGATTTCCGACGCCGAGGGCCTCGCCGAAGCCGGCGACGGCTGCATGGCGACGATCGAGATGCCCAAGGTCCACCCGCTGATCGCGCCTTTGGTTTACGCCGTGCCGGTGCAGCTTTTGGCGTACCATGTCGCCGTGGCGAAGGGCACTGACGTCGATCAGCCGCGTAACCTCGCAAAGTCGGTGACCGTGGAGTGA
- a CDS encoding STM3941 family protein: protein MSPDPFIARDSWWRIAAAIALAAGIVWFSAIFAGLIVPAQGVKRQIVGWIGLIFFGGAGIGLLPRLFGSADRVRISSRGIYSRSWSEDMIPWQEISRISTWGSQGKTEFILLHLVRPDRFPPSHPAGYFSKANALFGVRADIWIGFVLTDRRIDEALAAIDRFQNPPEPAVRSAPARPGFGRRRV, encoded by the coding sequence GTGAGCCCAGATCCCTTCATCGCAAGGGATAGTTGGTGGCGCATTGCGGCGGCAATTGCTCTTGCTGCGGGCATTGTCTGGTTTTCCGCTATTTTTGCGGGGCTGATTGTGCCTGCACAAGGCGTGAAACGACAGATTGTCGGCTGGATTGGCCTGATCTTCTTCGGGGGCGCGGGAATCGGTCTTTTGCCGCGCCTGTTTGGTTCGGCCGACCGCGTCAGAATTTCATCCAGAGGAATTTATTCGCGTTCATGGTCGGAGGATATGATCCCCTGGCAAGAAATCTCGCGAATTTCGACATGGGGAAGCCAAGGTAAAACGGAGTTTATTTTGTTGCATCTCGTTCGCCCCGACCGATTTCCGCCTTCGCATCCGGCGGGCTATTTTTCAAAGGCGAACGCGCTGTTCGGGGTGCGCGCCGATATCTGGATCGGCTTTGTGCTAACCGACCGGCGCATCGACGAGGCGCTCGCCGCTATCGACCGGTTTCAAAACCCGCCGGAACCCGCTGTCCGTTCCGCACCCGCACGTCCGGGTTTTGGGCGCCGCCGTGTTTGA
- a CDS encoding GFA family protein: MNWNTTCHCGAVSVRLAKAPEEIAECNCSLCFSHGILWSYMSPRDVVIEGATRTYNRADRENPNSDLHFCATCGCTTHWSATEGLIERMGGEVDLMGVNMRLFDPAQLSGLKLSFPDGRGWSGEGPWAYAREHGVMP, translated from the coding sequence ATGAACTGGAACACAACCTGCCACTGCGGCGCCGTCTCGGTGCGGCTCGCCAAGGCGCCCGAAGAGATCGCCGAGTGCAATTGCTCGCTTTGCTTCTCGCACGGTATCCTTTGGAGCTATATGTCGCCGCGCGATGTGGTGATCGAAGGGGCGACGCGGACCTATAATCGCGCCGATCGCGAGAACCCCAATTCGGACCTGCACTTTTGCGCGACCTGCGGCTGTACGACGCACTGGTCTGCGACCGAGGGGCTGATCGAGCGGATGGGCGGCGAGGTCGATTTGATGGGTGTGAACATGCGCCTATTCGACCCGGCGCAGCTCAGCGGACTCAAGCTCAGCTTTCCCGACGGGCGCGGCTGGTCGGGCGAGGGGCCGTGGGCCTATGCGCGCGAGCATGGGGTCATGCCCTGA
- a CDS encoding HAD family hydrolase: MKNMRSTPPAAIIFDFDGVIADSEVRANLSLAESLTAAGMPATYDECLRDYYGHNWQETERRIVARYGRALPDDFRETHRARARARYMEGFDAVPGVAAFLDMLGSLPRAIASSSRAEYIGWALGLFGLGHHFGEHVYSADGWDRGKPFPDIYLAAAKGLGVDPVDCLAIEDSPTGAQAAIAAGMTVVGFCGAGHIVDRIAHGEMLREVGVHRLAFAFEEISIAA, encoded by the coding sequence ATGAAGAATATGAGATCAACTCCTCCCGCCGCGATCATCTTCGATTTCGACGGCGTCATCGCCGACAGCGAAGTGCGCGCGAACCTGTCGCTTGCGGAGAGCCTGACCGCGGCCGGCATGCCCGCGACCTATGACGAGTGCCTGCGCGATTATTACGGCCATAATTGGCAGGAGACCGAGCGTCGCATCGTCGCGCGCTACGGCCGCGCCTTGCCCGACGACTTCCGCGAGACGCACCGCGCGCGGGCGCGGGCGCGCTATATGGAGGGCTTTGATGCAGTCCCCGGGGTGGCGGCCTTCCTCGACATGCTCGGGTCGCTGCCACGCGCGATCGCCTCATCGAGCCGCGCCGAATATATCGGCTGGGCGCTCGGGCTGTTCGGGCTCGGCCATCATTTCGGCGAGCATGTCTACAGCGCCGACGGCTGGGATCGCGGCAAGCCGTTTCCCGATATCTATCTTGCGGCGGCCAAGGGGCTGGGCGTCGACCCGGTCGACTGCCTCGCGATCGAGGATTCGCCGACGGGCGCGCAGGCCGCGATCGCTGCGGGGATGACCGTGGTCGGCTTTTGCGGTGCGGGGCATATCGTCGACCGGATCGCACATGGCGAGATGCTGCGCGAGGTCGGTGTGCACCGGCTTGCCTTTGCCTTTGAAGAGATTAGCATCGCTGCTTGA
- a CDS encoding dienelactone hydrolase family protein, with translation MCTENTEADLDRAGMPVGRRSFTALAGAGALAAALPARAMAGKPVKGRDVTIKTDDGTCDAYFVAPASGKHPGVLVWPDIRGLRPAFRQMADRLAAEGYAVLTVNPFYRWQKSPVVDAANDWSNEAVRQKLFGYLKQLTKPIVETDAKAHLAFLDAQKEVDTKRKLGTTGYCMGGPMVIYTAALKPDRVGAAASFHGGGVGTDKPDSPHLLIPKTNAGYLFAIADNDDKEAPNEKVLLKEVLAPRKQWHEVEVYEGAMHGWCPPDGRAYNEAAAEKAWGRMLELFKASL, from the coding sequence ATGTGCACCGAGAACACCGAAGCCGACCTCGACCGCGCTGGAATGCCCGTCGGACGACGCAGCTTTACCGCGCTTGCGGGCGCCGGTGCGCTCGCCGCCGCGCTGCCCGCGCGTGCGATGGCGGGCAAGCCGGTGAAGGGCCGCGATGTCACGATCAAGACCGACGACGGCACTTGCGACGCCTATTTTGTCGCGCCGGCGAGCGGCAAGCATCCCGGCGTGCTCGTGTGGCCCGATATCCGGGGGCTCCGTCCCGCATTCCGGCAGATGGCCGACCGGCTCGCTGCCGAGGGTTACGCCGTGCTGACCGTAAACCCGTTTTACCGCTGGCAAAAGTCGCCGGTAGTCGATGCCGCGAACGACTGGAGCAATGAGGCGGTCCGCCAGAAGCTGTTCGGCTATCTGAAGCAGCTCACCAAGCCGATTGTCGAAACCGACGCCAAGGCGCATCTTGCCTTTCTCGATGCACAGAAGGAAGTCGACACCAAGCGGAAGCTCGGCACGACGGGCTATTGCATGGGCGGCCCGATGGTCATCTATACGGCGGCGCTCAAGCCCGATCGCGTCGGTGCGGCGGCGAGCTTCCATGGCGGCGGCGTCGGCACCGACAAGCCCGACAGCCCGCACCTGCTGATCCCGAAAACCAACGCCGGCTATCTGTTCGCGATCGCCGACAATGACGACAAGGAAGCGCCGAACGAGAAAGTGCTGCTGAAGGAGGTGCTCGCGCCGCGCAAGCAGTGGCACGAGGTCGAGGTGTACGAAGGCGCGATGCACGGATGGTGCCCGCCCGACGGCCGCGCCTATAACGAAGCCGCTGCCGAGAAGGCGTGGGGCCGGATGCTCGAGCTGTTCAAGGCGAGCCTGTAG
- a CDS encoding DUF411 domain-containing protein, which produces MTSARRAFFALAAFSAIIGTAHAANPVMFRDAGCGCCLKWLEQVKASFGQKATIVNSKDMDAVKDKQGVPQALRSCHTVLVGGYVIEGHVPAKDIARLLREKPKGVKGLAVAGMPMGSPGMEHGDHREAYKVMTFGPAGQRVYASYAASH; this is translated from the coding sequence ATGACTTCTGCTCGCCGCGCGTTTTTCGCCCTTGCCGCTTTTTCCGCCATCATCGGCACCGCGCACGCGGCGAACCCGGTGATGTTCCGCGATGCGGGCTGCGGCTGCTGCCTCAAATGGCTCGAACAAGTGAAGGCGTCGTTCGGGCAGAAGGCGACCATCGTCAATTCGAAGGACATGGACGCGGTCAAGGACAAGCAGGGCGTGCCGCAGGCGCTGCGCAGCTGCCACACGGTGCTCGTCGGCGGCTATGTGATCGAGGGGCATGTGCCCGCGAAAGACATCGCCCGCCTGCTCCGCGAAAAACCCAAGGGCGTAAAGGGCCTCGCGGTCGCCGGCATGCCGATGGGGTCGCCCGGCATGGAGCATGGCGACCACCGCGAAGCCTATAAGGTCATGACCTTCGGCCCCGCCGGCCAGCGCGTCTATGCGAGCTACGCCGCCAGCCACTGA
- a CDS encoding aldo/keto reductase, with the protein MTSRRLGKSAIHVSDICMGTMTFGSQTDEAEAFRVLDRCFDEGINFYDTAEGYPVPPDIKWVGRTEEIVGRWMKTKPRDAIIMATKVSGPSHVWFKSPCRNGMTALDRKNIMQAVDDSLTRLQTDYIDLYQTHWPDHDAPYDEMMDALDELVRVGKVRILGCSNETSWGLMKSLAASEKLGGARYHTIQNNFSLNNRRFEDELAQVCRQEGVSLIPYSPLAGGVLSGKYQDGARPEGARFSRYLGMEGRQAAMGRRFVNEKSLAATERYLAIAEEAGLHPVTMATAWSKQHDFVASTIVGVSAYDQVQPILDAMELVLSDDVMKALHKVSKDILYPMG; encoded by the coding sequence ATGACCAGCCGCCGCCTCGGCAAGAGCGCCATCCATGTGTCCGACATCTGCATGGGGACGATGACCTTCGGCAGCCAGACCGACGAGGCCGAGGCATTCCGCGTCCTCGACCGCTGCTTCGACGAAGGCATCAATTTCTACGACACCGCCGAGGGCTATCCGGTTCCGCCCGACATCAAATGGGTCGGCCGCACCGAGGAGATTGTCGGACGCTGGATGAAGACCAAACCGCGCGATGCGATCATCATGGCGACCAAGGTGTCGGGGCCCAGCCATGTGTGGTTCAAGTCGCCGTGCCGCAACGGCATGACCGCGCTCGACCGCAAGAATATCATGCAGGCGGTCGACGACAGCCTGACGCGGCTGCAGACCGATTATATCGACCTCTACCAGACGCACTGGCCCGATCATGACGCGCCCTATGACGAAATGATGGACGCGCTCGACGAACTCGTCCGCGTCGGCAAGGTCCGCATCCTCGGCTGCTCGAACGAAACGAGCTGGGGGCTGATGAAGTCCCTTGCCGCGTCGGAAAAACTGGGCGGCGCGCGTTACCACACGATCCAGAATAATTTCAGCCTCAACAACCGCCGCTTCGAGGACGAGCTGGCGCAGGTTTGCCGGCAGGAAGGCGTCAGCCTGATCCCCTATTCGCCGCTCGCCGGCGGCGTGCTGTCGGGCAAATATCAGGACGGCGCGCGGCCCGAAGGCGCGCGTTTCTCGCGCTACCTCGGCATGGAAGGACGGCAGGCGGCGATGGGCCGCCGCTTCGTCAACGAAAAGAGCCTCGCCGCGACCGAACGCTACCTCGCAATCGCCGAAGAGGCGGGCCTGCACCCGGTTACGATGGCGACCGCCTGGTCGAAGCAGCACGACTTCGTGGCTTCGACAATCGTCGGGGTCAGCGCCTATGATCAGGTCCAGCCGATCCTCGATGCGATGGAACTCGTGCTGAGCGACGATGTGATGAAGGCGCTGCACAAGGTCAGCAAGGACATCCTCTACCCGATGGGCTGA
- a CDS encoding LysE family translocator, whose translation MEQTTLAALSAFALVSSITPGPNNMMLMASGANFGLRRTVPHALGVGFGFTLMIVLVGVGLMGLFDLFPVLNTVLKVVSVVYLLWLAWKIANAAAPDTATGARAKPMTFFQAVMFQWVNPKAWSMALTAIALYAPDRNLGAVLLVAVVFGIINLPSTSLWAVMGQVLRGWLSSPARLKMFNWTMAALLVGSLALLI comes from the coding sequence ATGGAACAGACCACCCTCGCCGCGCTCTCCGCCTTCGCGCTCGTCTCCTCGATCACGCCGGGGCCGAACAATATGATGCTGATGGCGTCGGGCGCCAATTTCGGCCTCCGCCGCACCGTGCCGCACGCGCTCGGCGTCGGTTTCGGCTTCACCCTGATGATCGTCCTCGTCGGCGTCGGGCTGATGGGCCTGTTCGACCTGTTCCCCGTCCTGAACACCGTGCTCAAGGTGGTGAGTGTCGTCTATCTGCTATGGCTCGCGTGGAAGATCGCCAACGCCGCCGCGCCCGACACGGCGACCGGCGCGCGCGCCAAGCCGATGACCTTCTTCCAGGCAGTGATGTTCCAGTGGGTGAACCCCAAGGCCTGGTCGATGGCGCTGACCGCGATCGCGCTCTACGCCCCCGACCGCAATCTCGGCGCGGTGCTGCTCGTCGCGGTCGTCTTCGGGATCATCAACCTGCCCTCGACCAGCCTGTGGGCGGTGATGGGACAGGTGCTGCGCGGCTGGCTGTCGAGCCCGGCGCGGCTCAAGATGTTCAACTGGACGATGGCGGCATTGCTGGTGGGATCGCTCGCGCTGCTGATCTGA
- a CDS encoding Lrp/AsnC family transcriptional regulator, which yields MIKIDAIGRKILQELSRDGRISNLELAERVGLSPSACLRRVQELERSGVIKGYRAVIDPAKLGLTFLAYVTVGLSSHTKKSQADFEAAMALAPEVRECHNITGTIEYLLRVETEDLAAYKHFHTEVLGVLPQVHSITTYVLMDSPKDERA from the coding sequence ATGATCAAGATCGACGCCATTGGCCGCAAGATATTGCAAGAACTGTCGCGCGACGGTCGAATCTCCAACCTCGAACTTGCCGAGCGTGTCGGGCTGTCGCCGTCGGCGTGCCTGCGCCGGGTGCAGGAGCTCGAGCGCAGCGGGGTGATCAAGGGCTATCGCGCGGTGATCGACCCGGCGAAGCTCGGGCTGACCTTTCTCGCCTATGTGACCGTCGGCCTGTCGTCGCACACCAAGAAATCGCAGGCCGATTTCGAAGCGGCGATGGCGCTCGCGCCCGAGGTGCGCGAATGCCACAATATCACCGGCACGATCGAATATCTGCTGCGCGTCGAGACCGAGGATCTCGCGGCGTACAAGCATTTCCATACCGAGGTGTTGGGCGTGCTGCCGCAGGTGCATTCGATCACCACCTATGTGCTGATGGATTCGCCAAAGGACGAGCGCGCATAG
- a CDS encoding LLM class flavin-dependent oxidoreductase, whose amino-acid sequence MTKLSFLDLVPVTDTGTIAQSLANAADLARHAEALGYERYWVAEHHGMAGIASAATSVVLAHLGQATSRIRIGSAGIMLPNHAPMVIAEQFGTLEALFPGRIDLGLGRAPGSDQRVARALRRTLASDERQFPQDVLELQAFLAGDEQLGITAVPGAGTHIPLWILGSSTFGAQLAAMLGLPYAFASHFAPDALDEALDIYRRQFKPSAQLAEPYAAAAFNSFAADTREEAELLASSQQQAFVALRTGNPGKMQPPLAGYKDSLPPNARAILDHVLQCSAVGTADDIAAGLKAFVARTGVDEVIIASSMYDHDARKRSLTLTMEAAKAL is encoded by the coding sequence ATGACGAAACTCTCTTTCCTCGACCTCGTGCCCGTCACCGACACCGGCACGATCGCCCAGTCGCTCGCCAACGCTGCCGATCTTGCTCGCCACGCCGAGGCACTTGGTTACGAACGCTATTGGGTTGCCGAGCACCACGGGATGGCGGGGATCGCGAGCGCCGCGACGTCGGTCGTGCTCGCGCATCTTGGTCAAGCGACGTCGCGCATCCGCATCGGTTCGGCGGGCATCATGTTGCCCAACCATGCCCCGATGGTGATCGCCGAGCAGTTCGGCACGCTCGAAGCTCTGTTTCCCGGCCGCATCGATCTGGGACTGGGCCGCGCGCCGGGATCGGATCAGCGTGTCGCCCGCGCGCTGCGCCGGACGCTCGCCAGCGACGAGCGCCAGTTTCCGCAGGATGTGCTCGAGCTTCAGGCGTTTCTCGCCGGCGACGAGCAGCTTGGCATCACCGCGGTGCCGGGGGCGGGCACGCATATTCCGCTCTGGATTTTGGGGTCGAGCACCTTCGGTGCACAGCTCGCGGCAATGCTCGGACTGCCTTATGCTTTCGCCAGCCATTTTGCCCCCGACGCGCTCGACGAGGCGCTCGACATCTACCGCCGCCAGTTCAAGCCGTCGGCGCAACTTGCCGAGCCCTATGCTGCTGCTGCCTTCAACAGCTTCGCCGCCGACACCCGCGAAGAAGCCGAACTGCTCGCTTCGTCGCAGCAGCAGGCGTTCGTCGCGCTGCGCACGGGCAATCCGGGCAAGATGCAGCCGCCGCTTGCGGGTTATAAGGACAGCCTGCCGCCCAACGCGCGCGCCATCCTCGACCATGTGCTCCAATGCTCGGCGGTCGGCACCGCCGACGATATTGCGGCGGGGCTGAAAGCCTTTGTCGCGCGGACCGGGGTCGACGAGGTGATCATCGCGTCGTCGATGTACGATCATGATGCGCGCAAGCGTTCGCTCACGCTGACGATGGAGGCGGCGAAAGCGCTCTAG